In Oncorhynchus clarkii lewisi isolate Uvic-CL-2024 chromosome 2, UVic_Ocla_1.0, whole genome shotgun sequence, one DNA window encodes the following:
- the LOC139369694 gene encoding dihydrolipoyl dehydrogenase, mitochondrial-like yields the protein MQSWNQVYRTLATRSHQLPNRLQGATVLSVRTYADKAQIDADVTVVGSGPGGYVAAIKAAQLGFKTVCVEKNPTLGGTCLNVGCIPSKALLNNSYLYHQAHGKDFESRGIEISGITLNLEKMMLQKSGAVKALTGGIAHLFKQNKVTHVNGYGRITGKNQVTATAEDGSEQVINSNNILIATGSEVTPFPGIEVDEDTVVSSTGALDLKKVPEQLIVIGAGVIGVELGSVWQRLGSNVTAVEFLGHVGGMGIDMEISKNFQRILQKQGIKFKLGTKVMGAIKRPDGKIDVAVEAAAGGKNETLTCDVLLVCIGRRPFTRNLGLENVGLELDNRGRIPVNNRFQTKVPSIYAIGDVIAGPMLAHKAEDEGIICVEGMAGGGVHIDYNCVPSVVYTHPEVAWVGKTEEQLKEEGIPYKVGKFPFAANSRAKTNADTDGLVKILGHKETDRILGAHILGCGAGEIINEATLAMEYGASCEDVARVCHAHPTVSEAFREANLAASFGKAINF from the exons ATGCAGAGCTGGAATCAAGTATATCGCACTCTGGCAACG CGGAGCCACCAACTCCCGAATCGGCTCCAGGGTGCAACTGTTCTCTCCGTCCGAACATACGCTGACAAAGCACAGA TTGATGCTGACGTCACAGTGGTGGGCTCTGGTCCTGGTGGATATGTTGCTGCAATCAAAGCAGCGCAGCTTGGTTTCAAG ACGGTGTGTGTGGAAAAGAATCCCACCCTGGGCGGGACTTGTTTGAATGTCGGCTGTATCCCCTCAAAG GCCCTGCTGAACAACTCATATCTGTACCACCAGGCCCATGGCAAAGACTTTGAAAGCAGGGGCATTGAAA tctcaGGGATTACATTGAACCTGGAGAAGATGATGTTACAGAAGAGCGGTGCGGTCAAAGCACTGACAGGAGGCATTGCACATTTATTCAAACAGAACAAG GTGACGCACGTGAACGGCTATGGGAGGATTACAGGCAAGAACCAGGTGACGGCCACGGCCGAGGACGGCAGCGAGCAGGTCATCAACAGCAATAATATCCTCATAGCCACCGGCTCAGAGGTCACGCCCTTCCCCGGGATTGAG GTTGATGAGGACACCGTGGTGTCCTCCACGGGAGCCCTGGATCTGAAGAAGGTCCCTGAGCAGCTCATCGTCATCGGAGCCGGAGTCATCGGGGTGGAGCTG GGGTCAGTGTGGCAGCGTCTGGGCTCCAATGTGACAGCGGTGGAGTTCCTGGGCCACGTGGGCGGCATGGGTATCGACATGGAGATCTCCAAGAACTTCCAGCGCATCCTGCAGAAGCAGGGTATTAAGTTCAAGCTGGGCACTAAGGTCATGGGTGCAATCAAGAGGCCCGACGGCAAGATCGATGTGGC TGTGGAGGCGGCTGCCGGCGGGAAGAACGAGACTCTGACGTGTGACGTGCTGCTGGTGTGTATCGGCAGACGGCCCTTCACCAGGAACCTGGGCCTGGAGAACGTGGGCCTGGAGCTGGACAACAGGGGACGCATACCTGTCAACAACCGCTTCCAGACTAAAGTACCCAG TATCTATGCCATTGGTGATGTGATTGCCGGGCCCATGCTGGCACACAAGGCGGAGGACGAGGGCATCATCTGCGTGGAGGGCATGGCTGGGGGCGGCGTGCACATCGACTACAACTGTGTCCCCTCTGTTGTCTACACACACCCCGAGGTGGCATGGGTGGGGAAGACGGAGGAGCAGCTCAAAGAGGAG GGCATCCCATACAAGGTGGGCAAGTTCCCATTTGCCGCAAACAGTCGAGCCAAGACCAACGCAGACACTGATGGCCTGGTGAAGATCCTCGGCCACAAGGAGACAGACCGGATATTGGGCGCTCACATCCTGGGCTGT GGGGCAGGAGAGATTATCAACGAGGCGACGCTTGCCATGGAGTACGGCGCGTCCTGCGAGGACGTCGCCAGAGTTTGCCACGCCCATCCC aCTGTGTCCGAGGCCTTCAGAGAAGCAAACCTCGCAGCCTCCTTCGGGAAAGCTATTAACTTTTAA